The genomic stretch CCGATGTCAGTTTTCAGCAGTTGCTCGGCTTCATCTTTGCGCCGGTGATGTTCCTGATCGGCATCCCCTGGGAGCAGGCGGGGGCAGCGGGCGGACTGTTCGGCACGAAGATCGTCCTCAACGAATTCGTCGCCTTCATCGAACTCGGCGCAATGGACGCTACCGTGCTGTCGGACCGCAGCCGCGCGATTGCGACCTTCGCGCTCTGCGGCTTTGCCAATTTCAGCTCGATCGCAATCCAGATGGCAGTCACCGGCGGCCTTGCCCCGAACCAGCGGCCGGTCATCGCCAAGCTCGGCCTGCGCGCTCTCGCCGCGGGCAGCCTCGCCAATCTGATGAGCGCGGCGCTGGCGGGACTCTTCCTGCCGTATTAGAGAGCGCGTCATGAGCGAATCGAACACCGACATCGCGGTTGTGTCCCTGGCACAGCCGATCGAAAGCATTGCCGACGAACTGGGCCGCAGCTTCGAGGAATACGGCTTCGCCGTCATCCGCGACCATGGCATCCCGCAGGAACTGATCGACCGCGCAGAGGCCCTGTCGAAGGAATTCTTCGCGCTGCCCGACGATGTGAAGCGCGCCTACCACATCCCCGGCGGCGGCGGCGCGCGCGGTTATACGCCCTTCGGCACGGAAAAGGCCAAGGATGCCGAGGTCCACGACCTCAAGGAATTCTGGCATGTCGGACGCGAGCTGCCCGAAGGGCACGCGCTGGCGGAATATATGGCCGACAACGTCTGGCCCGAGGAAGTCGGCGGCTTCCGCGATACTTTCACCGAGCTCTACGCCGCTTTCGAGGAAGCGGGCGCGCGCGTGCTGCAAGGCATTTCCCTGCATCTCGGGCTGGACCGCGACTTCTTCGCGGCCACGGTCGAGGACGGCAATTCGGTGATGCGCCTGCTTCGCTATCCGCCGCTGGAGGGCGAAGAAGCCGAAGGCGCGATCCGCGCGGCGGCCCATGGCGATATCAACACGATCACGCTGCTGCTGGGCGCCGACGAGGCCGGGCTGGAGCTGCTGACCGCACAGGGCGAGTGGAAAGCCGTCGCGCCGCCCGAAGGGGCGCTGGTCGTGAACATCGGCGACATGCTCGACCGGCTGACCAACGGCCGGCTACGCTCGACGACTCACCGGGTCGTCAACCCGCGTGGCGAAGCGGCCTATCGGGCGCGCTATTCGATGCCTTTCTTCCTGCATTTCCGGCCGGACTATGTGATTGAAACCCTGCCGCAATGCATCGATCCGGCGCGCCCGGACGATCACCCGGAAGCGATATCCAGCCACGACTACCTCATGCAGCGGTTGCGCGAGATCAACCTAGCCTGATCGATGCTGCACTGCGGCAAGGCAATAAAATTCACGCGGCGTTGCATTTGCGCAACACAGCGAAGTCTCTGATAAGGCATGCATTTTCTGTCGTTCGCAAGTGCAGCGTAACCGCGCGGCCACCACTGTCTTGACTCTGTCACAAAACCAACGCTTTGCGGCAATCAACCCGGACTAGCCGGGCTCCGCTTCTCTCGAGCACAGTTTTGATTTGGACACTTAAGGGGTCTCCTGACATGAAGTTCAAGTATCTCCTGGCTGCCTCCGTAGTCAGCACCGCCAGCGCAATGGTCGCCGCACCGGCCGCCGCACAGTCGACCGGTTCGGTCGAATTCGAAGACGATGTGATCGTCGTTTCCGGCGCCCGCAATCAGGACGTCGGTGGCATCGAAGTCCCCGATACGCCCAAGGCGAAGCAGGAACTCAACGAAGAAATCATCCGTCGCCAGCGCCCCGGCCAGACGGTCAACGACATCGTCAACCTCGTCCCCGGCGTCAGCTTCCAGAACAACGACCCCTGGGGTTCGTCGGGCGGTAGCTTCACCATTCGCGGCTTCAACGACAGCCGTATTTCGCAGACGCTGGACGGGCTGCCGCTGAACGATTCGGGCAACTACGCGCTTTACACGAACCAGCAGGTCGACCCGGAAGTTCTCGAATCGGTCAACGTCAATCTCGGCGTTACCGATGTCGACAGCCCGACCGCTTCGGCCGTCGGCGGCACGATCAACATCCGTACGCGTGAACCCGCCGACGAATTCGGCGTGACTATGACGCTGACCGCTGGCGACACCTTCCCCGAAGGCGACAACATCGGTGTCGACCGCCTCTACGGTCGCGGTTTCGTGATGATCGACACCGGCGACATCACCGGCATGGGCACCAAGGCGTTCGCTTCGGCCAGCTACACGACCTACGCCAACCCCTTCAACAATTACGGCGAAGTGGAAAAGCAACAGTACAACGGCCGTATCTGGCAGGACATCGGCAGCAATGGCGATTTCGTTGCCGTTGCCGGTCACTATAACGAGAACCGCAACAACTTCTTCGGTTCGTTCTTCGTCACCGACATCATCGATGCGATCGAAGCGGGCGACGAGAGCTTCCGCTTCTACAACATCGACTATCCCTGCACCGTGGACAGCGTGCCGGGCGTGTTCGAAACGCCGGCGCAGGTTGCAGTCGATGGCTATGTCGATCCCGACGGCGTCAACGGCTGCGGTGCCGAGTTCGAGCGCCGGTACAATCCGTCTAACACCGGCAACATCCGCGGTTCGTCGCGCTTCACTCTGACCCCGGACCTGATCCTGACGATCGATCCGAGCTACCAGTACGTGAAGGCCAATGGCGGCGGTAACGAGGAACTGCTCGAAGGTACCCGCGAGTACAACGGCCAGCAGTACACCGGCTTCCTGCGCGGCGGTTACTACTTCGGCCGTGACCTCAACGGCGACGGCGACATGCTCGACGAGATCAGCGGTTTCGACCCGAGCCAGACCCGTACGCACCGTTTTGGCGTGATCTCCAACCTCGCGTACGAGATCAATGCCGACCACCGCGTTCGCCTGAGCTACACCTATGACGATGCGAACCACCGTCAGACCGGTCAGACTTCGATTGCTCGCATCGACGGTGAAATCGTCGACGTCTTCCCGGTCAACGATCCGGTCATCACGGCGGACGGTTTCGAACTGAACAAGCGTAACCGCCAGTCCTATGCGACGCTGCATCAGGTCTCGGGCGAATATCGCGGTCGCTTCGGCAACCTCACGACCGTGCTCGGCCTGCGTGCACCGTTCTTCAAGCGCGAGCTGAACCAGCTCTGCTACACGACCAGTGCTTCGGGCTTCGTCGACTGCTTTGCAAACCAGGATGCCGCTGCTTACGAAGCAGCCAATCCGAATGCAGCACCGCCGATCTCGGTTACCTACAAGTACGACAAGCTGCTTCCGAACGTGGGCGCCGTGTACGAATTCGGCGATGCGTCGATCTTCGGGAACTATGCCAAGGGCCTCTCGGTCCCGGGCACGGACGAGCTGTACGACTCGCTCTTCTTCTCGAACAAGACCGACGACTTCCAGCCGGATTCCGAAACCACCGACAGCTTCGACCTCGGCTTCCGGTATCAGAACGGCCGTGTTCAGGCCCAGATCGCCGGCTGGTACACCAAGTACAGCAACCGCCGTGCCGTGGCTTACGATCCGATCCTCGACGAATCGATCGCACGTAACCTCGGCCAGGTCGACAAGTACGGTATCGATGGCTCGGTCGCGTTCCAGCCGACCAACAACACGCTGCTCTATGTGTTCGGTTCGATCAACGAATCGGAAATCAAGAACGACGTGCAGCTCGGCCTGGACGATGACGGCAACCCGATCTTCGCACCGACTGCCGGCAAGAACGAGAGCGGCACCCCGCTCTGGTCGGTCGGCGGCCGCGCGCAGGGCTCCTTCGGCCCGGTCGAACTCGGCGTACAGGTCAAGCATACCGGCAAGCGCTGGGTGAACGATGTGAACGACCTGTCGGTCGGCGGTTACACGCTGGTCGATCTCGACGCGCGCATCCGCCTCGGCGAATACTTCAACGGCCGCGATGCAGCGCTGCAGTTCAACGTCACCAACCTGTTCGACGAATTCTACGTCGGCGGCTTCGGTGGCGATCTGGACGGCGCCGGTTTCGCGCAGTTGTCGCCGCCGCGTGCAGCCAGCGTGTCGCTGATCCTCGGCTACTAAGCCTATAACGGAACCGGGGCACGCATCCCGGGCCGATATACACTGGGGGCGGCCTTCTTTCGGGAAGGCCGCCCTTTTTGTGTCTCGCGGAGTTTCAGGCCGCTTCGAGCAATTCCTCGGCCAGCTTCAGGCGCACATCGACGTCTACGCTCGAGCGAAGCGCCCGTTCGAGCGCCGCCGCGCGCGAGCCGAGTTCTTCCTCGCCGAACATGCCCGCCGTCCCGGCCAGCTTGTGGACGACGCGCGCCAGGTCTTCGATCCCGGCGCCCTCCATCGCTTGCGCACGAACCGCAGCTCCGACCGCTTCGATCGCTTCGCTGCGGCGTTGCTTCCAGCGTTCGTCGATACCTGAGGATTTCGGTGGCAGGGTCGCGGCGCCCGGACCGGGACGCCGGATGCGGGCCTTTTCGTTCTCGTTGTCCGCCACGATGTGCATCGGAAGCCAGCGAGCGAGCGCGGCGGCGAGATCCTCGAACACCAGCGGCT from Qipengyuania profundimaris encodes the following:
- a CDS encoding TonB-dependent receptor: MKFKYLLAASVVSTASAMVAAPAAAQSTGSVEFEDDVIVVSGARNQDVGGIEVPDTPKAKQELNEEIIRRQRPGQTVNDIVNLVPGVSFQNNDPWGSSGGSFTIRGFNDSRISQTLDGLPLNDSGNYALYTNQQVDPEVLESVNVNLGVTDVDSPTASAVGGTINIRTREPADEFGVTMTLTAGDTFPEGDNIGVDRLYGRGFVMIDTGDITGMGTKAFASASYTTYANPFNNYGEVEKQQYNGRIWQDIGSNGDFVAVAGHYNENRNNFFGSFFVTDIIDAIEAGDESFRFYNIDYPCTVDSVPGVFETPAQVAVDGYVDPDGVNGCGAEFERRYNPSNTGNIRGSSRFTLTPDLILTIDPSYQYVKANGGGNEELLEGTREYNGQQYTGFLRGGYYFGRDLNGDGDMLDEISGFDPSQTRTHRFGVISNLAYEINADHRVRLSYTYDDANHRQTGQTSIARIDGEIVDVFPVNDPVITADGFELNKRNRQSYATLHQVSGEYRGRFGNLTTVLGLRAPFFKRELNQLCYTTSASGFVDCFANQDAAAYEAANPNAAPPISVTYKYDKLLPNVGAVYEFGDASIFGNYAKGLSVPGTDELYDSLFFSNKTDDFQPDSETTDSFDLGFRYQNGRVQAQIAGWYTKYSNRRAVAYDPILDESIARNLGQVDKYGIDGSVAFQPTNNTLLYVFGSINESEIKNDVQLGLDDDGNPIFAPTAGKNESGTPLWSVGGRAQGSFGPVELGVQVKHTGKRWVNDVNDLSVGGYTLVDLDARIRLGEYFNGRDAALQFNVTNLFDEFYVGGFGGDLDGAGFAQLSPPRAASVSLILGY
- a CDS encoding isopenicillin N synthase family dioxygenase, with the translated sequence MSESNTDIAVVSLAQPIESIADELGRSFEEYGFAVIRDHGIPQELIDRAEALSKEFFALPDDVKRAYHIPGGGGARGYTPFGTEKAKDAEVHDLKEFWHVGRELPEGHALAEYMADNVWPEEVGGFRDTFTELYAAFEEAGARVLQGISLHLGLDRDFFAATVEDGNSVMRLLRYPPLEGEEAEGAIRAAAHGDINTITLLLGADEAGLELLTAQGEWKAVAPPEGALVVNIGDMLDRLTNGRLRSTTHRVVNPRGEAAYRARYSMPFFLHFRPDYVIETLPQCIDPARPDDHPEAISSHDYLMQRLREINLA